The Lewinellaceae bacterium genome includes a region encoding these proteins:
- a CDS encoding PhoH family protein, producing the protein MSEIVLNIVGVDPLALFGENNVKLDLLRDAFPDVTITSRGDNLRLAGDKKETQTVKSKFELMVRMLKEHGELSVHVVEDLIKGDNPFASKISNGDSKTIVHGRNGRQIKARTINQKKLIEASEENDIVFAVGPAGTGKTYTAVALAVKALRSKLVRKIILTRPAVEAGESLGFLPGDLKEKIDPYLRPLYDALDDMLPADKLAQFMDTRVIEIAPLAFMRGRTLDNAFIILDEAQNCTTLQIKMFLTRLGPSAKCIVTGDLSQVDLPHYQKSGLQTAINLLGDLKGIASVYLTAEDVVRHRLVKEIIKAYERESEKEKELEEKKRSDRRERIAGPSPDKAE; encoded by the coding sequence TTGAGCGAAATAGTATTAAACATTGTAGGAGTTGATCCGTTGGCCCTTTTCGGGGAAAACAATGTTAAATTAGATTTACTGAGGGATGCTTTTCCCGATGTAACCATCACCTCCCGCGGAGATAATCTTCGCCTTGCCGGGGATAAAAAAGAAACTCAAACGGTAAAATCCAAATTTGAACTGATGGTTCGAATGCTCAAAGAGCACGGAGAACTGAGCGTTCATGTGGTGGAAGACCTGATTAAAGGCGACAATCCATTTGCCTCTAAAATAAGTAATGGAGATTCTAAAACCATCGTTCATGGCCGGAACGGCCGTCAGATCAAGGCACGGACGATTAATCAAAAAAAATTGATCGAGGCTTCTGAGGAAAACGATATCGTTTTTGCCGTGGGGCCCGCGGGTACAGGTAAAACCTATACCGCAGTTGCCCTGGCCGTGAAGGCACTTCGGAGTAAACTGGTCAGGAAAATCATCCTGACGCGTCCGGCAGTGGAAGCGGGAGAAAGCCTTGGATTTCTTCCCGGAGACCTCAAAGAAAAAATCGATCCCTATCTGCGTCCTTTGTATGATGCCCTGGATGATATGTTGCCAGCGGATAAACTCGCCCAGTTCATGGATACCAGAGTCATCGAGATCGCCCCCCTGGCTTTTATGAGAGGGCGTACCCTCGACAATGCTTTTATCATCCTGGATGAAGCGCAAAACTGCACGACCTTGCAGATCAAAATGTTTCTCACCAGGCTGGGACCTTCTGCCAAGTGTATCGTTACCGGGGACCTCTCCCAGGTGGATCTTCCGCATTACCAAAAATCAGGTTTGCAAACAGCAATTAATCTTTTGGGTGACTTAAAGGGTATTGCTTCCGTCTACTTAACTGCAGAGGATGTTGTACGACACCGATTGGTGAAGGAAATCATCAAAGCCTATGAGCGGGAAAGCGAAAAAGAGAAGGAACTTGAAGAAAAGAAAAGGAGTGACAGGAGAGAAAGAATCGCGGGGCCTTCGCCAGATAAAGCAGAATGA
- a CDS encoding gliding motility-associated C-terminal domain-containing protein, which translates to MSIKNTLLPFVIVIFTLLLLKAWLPQNISKTYEAGEHYCASDEMMQKAFEKDPELEKRHWEIEDAIHKDRLEQGNEKLASPPPYIIPVVVHIIHENGPENITDAQVLDGIDHLNEAFANINYYDQGTGANTQIQFCLAKRTPEGTFTTGINRVVSPLTNVDMDSEDLDLKNLIRWDPLHYVNFWLVAEICSGSSGCGVAGYAYLPSAHGSSVDGIVQEARWFGSSNANSGVQIHEMGHYLGLYHTFQGGCTNDDCMTDGDRVCDTPPDNSTVAVPCAGSANSCSTDTNSGFATDQNDMFWDYMDYGNWSCYSAFTQGQTDRMHWFIENVRESLLESEACNDPCSVNLVAGFTPNVNQTVNIGTTINFVNTTSNGSLYDWHLDGVSTAITTDFSYTFNTLGTFVITLYAANADPNCHDEYAISVTVVCPVEAAFSSSNVFPLPGEIVAFTNASVNASGYTWTINGTAQANTDDLTYVFPSNGIYNICLEASNGLCTDTYCQTLFVFEPSGTCEDSTFVKTIGQPGINEEGTVIIPSGDGNFYIGAAYYGQPYLLKMTPGGVMLWQYYIPIGSDNVVNVIITDMIVDSEGMLVVCGFGGGIQTNEGFVFKYDPVLHSLLWMKRLAPASAARSLLEPDAGSAVSDHYLLFAETHYNPAPGNPDDFTYMKLDRNTGSTAIFAPLNYSLGTSQTSAETAIYNNEIYTIGRYTHPVGTNSEKMRFGLTKMDMAGNEIWSKLYHIPISQNARLYSRDFIIENQSIYMAGDGDDNGSSLTDIDPFLVKTDLQGNLQWVRKIQLFGIGKVNVQEMVSTPSSFFITGRTVEAPYVFYVMKTNKDGMVQWAKSYSFSGNDFFQTQPLNQMIVDGQFLYLTAKTTQPGGTDSDILLVKMDLDGNTAGECVSSESLGVEDYYIQQPIATNVDLIEYDSPIEDYPYEGPVFELQSPMDGCGCQQDTLPCETTFVKTMGTATDNETGRIIITEPGGGFIAGATKGDSTLLVLLDGEGVMIWERSFKFTNQGEYLVDLRLDSDNNLIAVGGTDLIANNRECFAFKYDYQNDVLLWSKILDFSNQSTSVFATILELGPGANYIIGGGTAQNSSPGLGCDAFLMEITRDSGNPVWYQNYNLGSCEGLAKVILHANSLYGTGRYNYAGGGTDKMRQAVSQFDLSGNEIWSRLYLVNVQNNARLYSTDMISDNGLIVIGHGDVDGTSATDISMQMFKTDYSGNITWTKNYLIPGVSNQRLIRLLNLPDGYLLLGNFEEGPVTKMFLAKTNKAGEIQWSKKYGGNQNDYGYDVIWNNGLIYLIGKSESYGLGGPEDLFLAKLRLDGSLSGECMAIADLTINENEFVDPYDGLHPLNAYQPLLDFPDNPVQSNITNLEETLECYVPCQALDTCIIFPEAILVGLEGDCQGDSILVTLEVCNAGNGLLPEGTPITFYEGDPTITVAPVIQTGILPQNLETDSCIIFQLTMPTPVFAPVFVVVNDDGSTTTPFDLEGADFPNTEVSECNFLNNIGSFELDYMPPILNLGSDTVMCDNATITMDAGSGFYEYRWFNGSMEQTYTSWEPGTYWVEVTDSCGGIQADTLTITVLPETELHVTQDTMVCPGTVTLTASGFEKYQWFPQAQIDCDTCATVVVNIDSMTIIEVVGENAPGCFSVDTITINVLPPLLTKDTISVCAGDTVFIFSIPETMEGDYSQTFTAVNGCDSTHTVTLMHTIDTLVTDQLVSICQGDSTMIFGNFEYASGQFVQIDTSGSCVLVDRVELEVRDTFATAEAFSICESDTIMLFGQAVFTSGLYSQQYQSALGCDSIHWVELTVLDSVMTSETVTICSNETADVFGTPTSLAGDYFMTFTGTNTCDSTHMIRLEIFPIAETEETIVLCAGDSALVFGNYENIDGDYSQQFAAFNTCDSTHTVHLQVLSPLTVNFDIEPSCQGNNNGNVSAVVSGGQPGYTLQWNNGQTGNTLQNLAPGIYELTITDGNNCMTFAQAEVEATNAAIVTVETADVDCFGDTDGVITVLTSESNLLYSLDSINFQSGNVFENLQAGSYSLYVQNADGCVNTYPVTLIEPFELLVSLPEDMTVHLGDSIQIQPSTNGVGNLVYQWLPWESLSCANCLVPMAGPWVSTLYSLTVTDENGCRATDDIFILVEKAPRVYIPNAFSPNADGINDIFYINAGIEVLEIKSFRIFDRWGNLVFEGKNFNPNDPNYGWDGSFNGRPMNNAVFVFYAEIAFVDGSSQVMKGEVALLR; encoded by the coding sequence ATGTCAATAAAAAACACCCTTTTACCCTTTGTTATCGTAATATTTACCCTTCTCCTTTTGAAAGCCTGGCTCCCTCAAAATATAAGTAAAACTTATGAGGCCGGCGAACATTATTGCGCATCGGATGAAATGATGCAAAAGGCTTTTGAAAAAGACCCGGAACTGGAAAAGCGGCATTGGGAAATCGAAGACGCGATTCATAAGGATAGACTTGAGCAGGGAAATGAAAAACTCGCCAGCCCTCCGCCGTATATTATTCCCGTGGTGGTCCATATTATCCATGAGAACGGCCCTGAAAATATTACGGATGCCCAGGTTTTGGATGGCATCGATCATCTTAACGAGGCTTTTGCCAATATCAATTATTACGACCAGGGTACTGGAGCTAATACCCAAATCCAGTTTTGCCTCGCCAAACGGACGCCTGAAGGCACTTTTACCACAGGAATCAACCGGGTTGTTTCGCCTCTTACGAACGTGGATATGGATTCGGAGGATCTTGACTTGAAGAATTTAATTCGCTGGGATCCATTGCATTATGTAAATTTTTGGCTGGTGGCTGAAATTTGCTCCGGCTCCAGCGGCTGTGGCGTAGCGGGATATGCCTACCTGCCTTCGGCTCACGGAAGCAGTGTGGATGGTATCGTTCAGGAGGCACGTTGGTTTGGGTCTTCCAATGCCAATTCAGGGGTTCAGATCCATGAAATGGGACATTATTTAGGCTTGTACCATACCTTCCAGGGGGGATGTACCAATGACGATTGTATGACGGATGGTGACAGGGTTTGTGATACGCCGCCGGATAATTCAACAGTTGCCGTACCTTGTGCCGGCTCGGCCAATTCCTGCTCGACAGATACCAATTCAGGGTTTGCAACCGATCAGAATGATATGTTCTGGGATTATATGGATTATGGCAACTGGAGTTGTTATTCCGCTTTTACCCAGGGCCAAACAGATCGTATGCATTGGTTTATTGAAAACGTGCGGGAAAGTTTGCTCGAATCCGAAGCTTGTAACGACCCATGTAGCGTAAACCTTGTAGCCGGTTTTACACCGAATGTCAACCAGACGGTGAATATCGGAACGACGATCAATTTTGTGAATACGACATCCAATGGAAGCCTTTACGACTGGCATCTCGACGGCGTTTCCACCGCTATAACAACGGATTTTTCTTATACTTTCAATACCCTGGGCACCTTTGTGATCACCCTTTACGCGGCGAATGCAGATCCCAACTGTCATGATGAGTATGCTATATCGGTGACCGTTGTTTGTCCTGTTGAAGCAGCATTCTCTTCGAGTAATGTTTTTCCCTTGCCGGGAGAGATTGTAGCGTTTACCAACGCCAGTGTTAATGCTTCCGGGTATACCTGGACCATCAACGGGACGGCCCAGGCTAACACGGATGACCTGACTTATGTTTTTCCTTCCAACGGCATCTACAATATTTGCCTGGAGGCCTCCAATGGACTTTGTACAGACACTTATTGCCAGACGTTGTTTGTGTTTGAACCTTCAGGAACCTGTGAAGATTCTACTTTTGTAAAAACCATTGGTCAGCCGGGGATTAATGAAGAAGGGACTGTAATCATTCCCTCCGGGGATGGCAATTTTTACATTGGTGCCGCATATTACGGCCAGCCGTATTTGCTAAAAATGACTCCAGGCGGGGTGATGCTCTGGCAATATTACATCCCCATCGGATCGGATAATGTGGTAAATGTTATCATTACCGATATGATCGTGGATTCGGAAGGTATGCTGGTGGTTTGTGGATTTGGTGGAGGAATACAAACCAACGAGGGATTTGTGTTTAAATATGACCCGGTTTTACATAGTTTGTTGTGGATGAAGCGATTGGCGCCTGCTTCTGCTGCACGTTCACTGCTGGAACCGGATGCCGGATCGGCTGTTTCGGATCATTACCTGCTCTTTGCGGAGACTCATTATAATCCTGCTCCCGGCAACCCGGACGATTTTACTTATATGAAACTGGACCGCAATACCGGAAGCACGGCCATTTTTGCTCCCTTGAATTATTCCCTCGGTACTTCCCAGACTTCCGCGGAGACGGCCATTTACAATAATGAAATTTATACCATTGGGCGTTATACCCATCCTGTTGGCACCAATTCGGAGAAAATGCGTTTTGGCCTGACCAAAATGGATATGGCCGGCAACGAAATTTGGTCGAAACTCTATCACATTCCGATCAGCCAGAATGCACGTTTGTACAGCCGGGATTTTATCATTGAAAACCAGTCCATTTACATGGCAGGGGATGGCGATGATAACGGATCCAGCCTTACTGATATAGATCCATTCCTGGTCAAAACTGATTTGCAGGGGAACCTCCAGTGGGTTCGGAAAATTCAATTGTTTGGCATCGGAAAAGTCAATGTCCAGGAGATGGTTTCAACACCCAGCAGTTTTTTCATTACAGGCCGTACCGTTGAAGCTCCTTATGTGTTTTACGTCATGAAAACCAATAAAGACGGGATGGTTCAATGGGCGAAATCTTATTCTTTTTCCGGTAACGACTTTTTTCAGACTCAACCACTGAACCAGATGATCGTAGACGGACAATTTCTGTACCTCACGGCCAAAACCACCCAGCCGGGCGGGACAGATTCGGATATTCTTCTCGTTAAGATGGACCTGGATGGCAATACGGCGGGAGAATGTGTCAGTTCAGAATCACTGGGCGTGGAAGACTATTACATTCAGCAGCCGATCGCCACCAACGTGGATTTGATTGAATATGACAGCCCCATTGAGGATTATCCATACGAGGGCCCCGTATTCGAACTGCAATCTCCAATGGATGGCTGTGGTTGTCAGCAGGATACATTGCCTTGCGAGACGACTTTTGTCAAAACGATGGGAACGGCCACGGACAATGAAACCGGGCGCATCATCATCACCGAACCGGGAGGAGGTTTCATTGCCGGGGCTACAAAGGGCGATAGCACCTTACTTGTCCTGCTGGACGGGGAGGGCGTCATGATATGGGAACGATCTTTTAAGTTTACGAACCAGGGAGAGTACCTGGTGGATTTGCGTCTGGATTCCGATAATAACCTTATTGCTGTTGGTGGGACAGACCTCATTGCCAATAACAGGGAGTGTTTTGCCTTCAAATACGATTACCAGAATGATGTGCTCTTGTGGTCGAAAATTCTCGATTTTTCGAATCAAAGCACTTCTGTTTTTGCCACAATTCTGGAACTGGGTCCCGGAGCCAATTATATCATTGGTGGAGGCACCGCTCAAAATTCAAGTCCCGGCCTCGGGTGTGATGCTTTCCTGATGGAGATCACCAGGGATTCGGGGAATCCCGTTTGGTATCAAAATTACAATTTGGGAAGCTGCGAGGGGCTGGCCAAAGTGATTCTCCATGCCAACAGCCTTTACGGAACCGGGCGGTATAATTACGCAGGCGGAGGTACGGATAAAATGCGGCAGGCGGTCAGTCAGTTTGATCTTTCCGGAAACGAAATCTGGTCGAGGTTATACCTGGTTAATGTTCAGAATAATGCCCGACTGTATTCCACGGATATGATTTCTGATAATGGTCTTATCGTCATAGGACACGGGGATGTGGACGGTACCAGTGCTACGGATATCAGTATGCAGATGTTCAAAACTGATTATTCCGGGAATATAACCTGGACCAAAAATTATCTAATCCCTGGCGTAAGCAACCAGCGGTTGATCAGGTTACTGAACCTTCCCGACGGTTATTTATTGCTTGGAAATTTTGAAGAGGGGCCCGTTACCAAGATGTTTTTGGCCAAAACAAACAAAGCAGGCGAAATTCAATGGAGCAAAAAATATGGGGGCAATCAGAATGATTATGGGTATGATGTGATCTGGAATAATGGCTTGATCTATCTCATCGGTAAAAGTGAGAGTTATGGCCTTGGCGGTCCCGAAGACCTTTTCCTGGCCAAATTAAGACTTGATGGTTCCCTGTCAGGGGAATGTATGGCCATTGCTGACCTGACCATCAACGAGAATGAATTCGTCGATCCTTACGATGGGTTACATCCATTGAATGCGTATCAGCCTTTGCTGGATTTTCCGGACAATCCTGTCCAGTCGAATATTACTAACCTGGAAGAAACGCTTGAATGTTACGTGCCTTGTCAGGCGCTCGATACCTGTATTATCTTTCCTGAGGCCATTTTAGTCGGGCTGGAAGGAGATTGCCAGGGCGATAGCATTCTCGTCACATTGGAAGTCTGTAATGCCGGCAATGGTCTGTTACCGGAAGGTACGCCCATTACCTTTTATGAAGGAGACCCGACAATCACTGTGGCTCCGGTTATTCAAACCGGTATCCTTCCCCAAAACCTCGAAACGGATAGTTGTATCATTTTCCAGCTTACCATGCCAACACCGGTATTTGCGCCTGTTTTTGTGGTAGTGAATGATGACGGAAGTACAACGACCCCTTTTGATCTGGAAGGAGCCGATTTTCCGAATACGGAGGTTTCAGAATGTAATTTTCTCAATAATATTGGTTCGTTTGAACTCGATTATATGCCTCCGATACTCAACCTGGGGTCGGATACGGTCATGTGCGATAATGCTACCATCACCATGGATGCCGGAAGCGGCTTTTATGAATACCGCTGGTTTAACGGTTCGATGGAGCAAACCTATACCAGTTGGGAACCCGGTACCTATTGGGTGGAAGTGACCGACAGCTGTGGAGGCATTCAGGCGGATACACTGACCATTACTGTATTGCCGGAAACGGAATTGCACGTCACCCAGGATACTATGGTTTGCCCGGGCACAGTGACCCTGACGGCCAGCGGTTTTGAAAAATACCAGTGGTTCCCGCAGGCGCAGATCGATTGTGATACCTGCGCCACCGTAGTCGTGAATATAGATTCAATGACCATTATAGAAGTGGTGGGAGAAAATGCCCCGGGTTGTTTTAGTGTGGATACCATCACCATAAATGTATTGCCGCCTTTACTGACCAAAGACACCATTAGTGTATGCGCCGGGGATACCGTTTTTATATTCAGTATCCCGGAAACCATGGAAGGAGATTATTCCCAGACCTTTACGGCTGTTAATGGCTGTGATTCCACGCATACTGTCACCTTAATGCATACCATTGATACGCTTGTTACGGACCAGCTGGTCAGCATTTGTCAGGGGGACTCGACTATGATCTTCGGGAATTTTGAATATGCTTCCGGGCAATTTGTGCAAATAGATACCAGCGGCAGTTGCGTGCTGGTAGATCGTGTGGAATTGGAGGTACGCGACACTTTTGCTACAGCGGAAGCCTTTTCCATTTGCGAATCGGATACCATAATGTTGTTTGGGCAAGCCGTTTTTACTTCAGGCCTTTACAGCCAACAGTATCAGTCGGCCCTGGGGTGTGATTCTATTCATTGGGTGGAATTGACTGTCCTGGATTCCGTGATGACTTCAGAAACGGTAACCATCTGTTCCAACGAAACGGCAGATGTTTTCGGGACACCCACCAGTTTGGCCGGGGATTATTTTATGACGTTTACAGGAACCAATACTTGTGATTCTACGCATATGATCCGTCTGGAGATTTTTCCTATAGCTGAAACAGAAGAAACCATAGTCTTGTGTGCCGGGGATTCAGCGTTGGTCTTTGGGAATTATGAAAACATTGACGGAGATTACAGCCAGCAATTTGCGGCATTCAATACCTGTGATTCCACGCATACGGTTCACCTGCAAGTATTATCGCCTTTGACCGTCAATTTTGACATAGAACCTTCTTGTCAGGGTAATAATAATGGTAATGTTTCGGCTGTTGTATCGGGCGGTCAGCCGGGATACACCCTTCAATGGAATAACGGGCAGACAGGCAATACCCTTCAAAACCTGGCACCGGGAATTTATGAACTGACCATTACGGATGGAAATAATTGTATGACCTTTGCCCAGGCCGAAGTGGAAGCTACCAATGCCGCCATTGTTACTGTTGAAACAGCAGATGTAGATTGTTTTGGTGATACTGACGGGGTGATAACCGTCCTTACCTCCGAATCCAACCTTCTTTATAGTCTTGACAGCATTAATTTTCAATCCGGCAATGTATTTGAAAACCTGCAGGCAGGCTCCTATTCTTTGTATGTGCAAAATGCCGACGGGTGTGTTAATACGTACCCGGTGACACTTATTGAACCCTTTGAATTACTGGTTTCTCTGCCTGAAGACATGACCGTGCACCTGGGAGATTCAATCCAAATTCAGCCTTCCACGAATGGTGTCGGGAACCTGGTTTATCAATGGTTGCCCTGGGAAAGTTTATCGTGTGCGAATTGCCTGGTTCCTATGGCTGGACCGTGGGTTTCCACCCTTTATTCTTTAACCGTTACCGATGAAAACGGATGCCGGGCTACTGATGATATTTTCATCCTTGTGGAAAAGGCTCCGCGGGTTTATATTCCCAATGCCTTTAGCCCGAATGCAGACGGCATCAACGATATCTTTTACATCAATGCAGGAATTGAGGTTTTGGAAATCAAATCATTTCGCATATTTGACCGTTGGGGCAATCTCGTTTTTGAGGGAAAAAATTTCAACCCCAATGACCCAAATTACGGTTGGGACGGAAGTTTCAATGGTCGGCCGATGAATAATGCTGTCTTCGTATTTTATGCCGAGATTGCTTTTGTGGACGGATCTTCCCAAGTGATGAAAGGGGAGGTGGCGTTGTTGAGGTGA
- a CDS encoding gliding motility-associated C-terminal domain-containing protein — MKSLQLLFVLLLFSLSATASKITENQQFPPNVYIPNAFSPNGDGVNDVFKVETGDVLLSNFTLRVFNRWGTLLFETDDYTKGWDGKFKNETLFPDVFVYSVQYKDDKGLVYRSTGTVNLLF; from the coding sequence ATGAAATCCCTTCAACTCCTCTTTGTTTTATTATTGTTCTCTCTCAGTGCAACGGCTTCCAAAATTACTGAAAATCAACAGTTTCCGCCCAACGTTTACATCCCGAATGCGTTCAGTCCAAATGGAGACGGGGTGAATGATGTTTTCAAGGTAGAAACCGGCGACGTCCTCCTCTCCAACTTTACCCTTCGCGTATTCAACCGATGGGGCACTCTGTTATTTGAAACAGACGATTATACCAAAGGCTGGGACGGAAAATTCAAAAATGAAACCCTGTTTCCTGATGTTTTTGTCTATTCGGTTCAATACAAAGATGATAAAGGATTGGTTTACAGAAGTACCGGAACGGTAAATCTCCTGTTTTAA
- a CDS encoding HAD-IA family hydrolase: MKRLEGIELLIFDLDGTLVDSQYDLADAVNFALFRMAKPQFPYGVILPMLGGGVRSLISQAFETSVPEEIDEALGFFNEFYEKNHAVKTDYYPGVRETLGKLKSKTMAVLSNKPHRFTEGIMAKLDHEGYFDLVQGAKPEIYALKPSPEGLRKILQKLNIAATKALMVGDSTHDIMAAKSIGMRTCAVTYGYRSKEVLAGEEPDIMVDSFAELAEVIY; the protein is encoded by the coding sequence ATGAAACGATTAGAAGGAATAGAGTTATTGATTTTTGATCTCGACGGAACCCTCGTGGATTCACAGTATGACCTGGCGGATGCGGTAAATTTTGCCCTTTTCAGGATGGCCAAACCCCAGTTCCCTTATGGCGTTATTCTTCCTATGCTTGGGGGTGGGGTCAGGAGCCTGATCAGCCAGGCTTTTGAAACTTCGGTTCCGGAAGAAATTGATGAAGCCCTTGGTTTTTTTAATGAATTTTATGAAAAAAACCATGCAGTAAAAACGGATTATTACCCTGGGGTGCGGGAGACGCTGGGTAAGTTGAAAAGCAAAACTATGGCGGTGTTGAGCAACAAACCCCACCGATTTACAGAAGGGATCATGGCCAAACTGGATCATGAAGGGTATTTTGACCTGGTACAAGGGGCAAAGCCTGAAATTTATGCTCTAAAGCCCAGCCCGGAAGGTTTGAGGAAAATTTTACAAAAGCTTAATATTGCCGCGACAAAGGCGCTGATGGTGGGCGATTCCACTCATGATATTATGGCTGCAAAATCAATTGGGATGAGAACCTGCGCGGTAACTTATGGGTACAGATCCAAAGAAGTACTTGCCGGGGAGGAGCCCGATATTATGGTCGATTCTTTTGCCGAATTGGCAGAAGTCATTTATTAA
- a CDS encoding NAD(P)/FAD-dependent oxidoreductase yields the protein MEKILIIGAGPAGLAMAGRLRHQQIPFDIFEAQNRVAWSWSQHYDRLHLHTINEKSALPHLPFPEDFPTFVSRQQLLEYYEDYAHHFDIKPVFNQTIESIHKTSEGLWEVKTQDKTYYYKFVVVATGVNRVPFEPRWESIEDFNGTIIHSREYKNPEPFKGRKVLVVGMGNTGAEIAFDLANANVQVFLSVRGPVNIVPLELLGRPTQETALKLAKLPAWIGDKISILAQRLSIGKLDKYGIKTPKMAPSAQLRLTGKTPVIDLGAAKLIRTGKIKVLPDIDHFDLQTIIFKNGREIEIHDVILCTGYLSKLEEFIPGIAPMLDRYDNPSSPIGKGTFENMFFLGFDNFKPGGILGAIHKDSKVILEELVAGVQKH from the coding sequence ATGGAAAAAATACTAATTATCGGTGCCGGCCCGGCAGGATTAGCCATGGCCGGCAGATTACGACACCAACAAATTCCTTTCGACATTTTCGAAGCACAGAACAGGGTGGCCTGGTCCTGGAGTCAGCACTATGATCGCCTGCATCTGCATACGATTAACGAAAAATCTGCCCTGCCGCATCTTCCATTCCCTGAAGATTTTCCGACATTCGTTTCCCGACAACAACTGCTCGAATACTATGAGGATTATGCCCACCATTTTGACATAAAACCTGTTTTCAACCAAACGATTGAAAGCATCCATAAAACCAGTGAAGGGCTTTGGGAAGTAAAAACCCAGGACAAAACATACTACTACAAATTTGTGGTGGTGGCCACCGGTGTCAACAGGGTGCCTTTTGAACCCCGATGGGAAAGTATTGAAGACTTTAACGGAACCATCATCCATAGCCGGGAATATAAAAACCCCGAGCCTTTTAAAGGCAGAAAGGTGCTCGTAGTGGGGATGGGCAATACCGGAGCTGAGATCGCCTTTGACCTGGCCAACGCAAACGTACAGGTTTTTCTTTCCGTGAGAGGACCGGTGAATATTGTCCCATTGGAATTACTCGGAAGACCTACCCAGGAAACTGCCTTAAAACTGGCAAAATTACCTGCCTGGATAGGAGATAAAATTTCAATACTGGCTCAACGACTCAGCATTGGCAAGCTTGATAAATACGGCATTAAAACGCCCAAAATGGCTCCTTCGGCCCAATTGCGACTGACCGGCAAAACGCCCGTCATCGACCTGGGGGCCGCCAAACTGATCCGTACTGGGAAGATCAAAGTGCTGCCGGATATCGATCATTTCGATCTGCAAACCATCATCTTTAAAAACGGTCGGGAAATCGAAATTCACGATGTCATTCTTTGTACCGGTTACCTCTCTAAATTAGAAGAATTCATCCCTGGCATCGCTCCGATGCTGGACCGGTACGACAACCCCTCCTCCCCTATCGGAAAGGGAACTTTTGAAAATATGTTCTTCCTTGGTTTCGATAATTTTAAACCAGGCGGCATCCTGGGTGCCATCCATAAGGATTCAAAAGTGATTTTGGAGGAGCTTGTTGCAGGGGTTCAAAAACATTAG